Proteins from one Variovorax sp. TBS-050B genomic window:
- a CDS encoding DUF2200 domain-containing protein, which yields MPKPSLFTMPFAKVYPLYVQKAERKNRTKDEVDQLIRWLTGYDAAGLQRQIAQANDFRTFFDEAPAIHPHSALVTGVVCGVRVEEIEDPLMRKIRCLDKLIDELAKGKAIEKIMR from the coding sequence ATGCCGAAGCCATCCCTCTTCACCATGCCGTTCGCCAAGGTCTATCCGCTGTACGTGCAGAAGGCCGAGCGCAAGAACCGCACGAAGGACGAAGTCGACCAGCTGATCCGGTGGCTCACGGGCTACGACGCGGCGGGGCTGCAGCGGCAGATCGCGCAGGCGAACGACTTCCGGACCTTCTTCGACGAGGCGCCGGCGATCCATCCGCACAGCGCGCTGGTGACCGGCGTGGTCTGCGGCGTGCGCGTGGAGGAGATCGAGGACCCGCTGATGCGGAAGATCCGCTGCCTGGACAAGCTGATCGACGAGCTGGCCAAGGGCAAGGCGATCGAGAAGATCATGCGGTGA